The following coding sequences lie in one Manis javanica isolate MJ-LG chromosome X, MJ_LKY, whole genome shotgun sequence genomic window:
- the MAGEE2 gene encoding LOW QUALITY PROTEIN: melanoma-associated antigen E2 (The sequence of the model RefSeq protein was modified relative to this genomic sequence to represent the inferred CDS: inserted 3 bases in 2 codons; deleted 2 bases in 1 codon; substituted 4 bases at 4 genomic stop codons), translating into MSLVSQNARHGSAETTVDYSDRQGEMQDTNASVSPTSMLVPDDPQDPQASVDPQGVSISKVEKDPNDLKALIDXQFRRLGVLRVHNPLEDRSIALVNFMRMKSQTXGSIQQKEMLGFLREYSDQFPEILRGASAHLDQVFGSNLRGLDSQANIYSLISKRGLQTTGHIAESLDMSKTGLLALVLGHILLNGNRTREVSIWDLLLKVXDEPQRVNNLFGNTRSPLTTEFVHTQFLEYWPVYGTNPLEFEFLWGSRDHREITKMEALTFVAQAHAEEPWSWPEEYNKVLEADKAKERSQAAGLEFXLEDTMNDKANDLLQLAINVTEVLLPIHQDELLAHAGREFEKVYPNILSXATLIFDLFYEFSLIEIDTSEHIYLLIQQPXSEEQQMMIESLWRPTQEYVMPILGLLFLMGNPVKEANVWNYLQRFDVDVWRKHAIMSKLMRQCYLKCRPLSYSNPVEYELLWGRRAYLENTKMKALEYMASLYRKRPQDWPEQYRKAVEDVEARAKSKATVMFFFGPYEVLGKYITSAGWHQLKRPWGNGHWDTKSEIRQGWRGKYKLCLLFVFQF; encoded by the exons ATGTCTTTGGTAAGCCAGAATGCACGCCACGGCAGCGCAGAGACCACTGTAGATTATAGCGACCGCCAGGGTGAGATGCAGGATACTAACGCCTCTGTGTCCCCCACCTCCATGCTAGTTCCTGATGACCCCCAGGACCCTCAGGCGTCAGTTGACCCTCAGGGTGTCAGCATTTCCAAAGTTGAGAAGGACCCGAACGACCTCAAAGCTCTGATTGACTAGCAGTTCCGACGTTTGGGGGTGCTCAGGGTCCACAACCCTTTGGAAGACAGGTCGATTGCTTTGGTGAATTTCATGCGAATGAAAAGCCAGA AGGGGTCTATTCAGCAGAAAGAGATGTTGGGGTTCCTCAGAGAATACTCAGATCAGTTCCCTGAGATCCTCAGGGGAGCTTCAGCCCACCTGGATCAGGTCTTTGGGTCAAACCTAAGAGGTCTTGATTCCCAGGCCAACATCTACAGCCTAATCAGCAAACGAGGTCTCCAGACCACTGGTCATATAGCAGAATCCCTAGACATGTCAAAGACAGGTCTCCTGGCCTTGGTTCTAGGCCACATCCTCCTGAATGGCAACCGGACAAGAGAGGTCTCCATTTGGGACCTGCTGTTAAAGGT GGATGAGCCTCAGAGAGTCAACAACCTCTTTGGGAACACAAGAAGCCCACTTACTACTGAGTTTGTGCACACGCAGTTCTTGGAGTACTGGCCAGTGTATGGTACTAATCCCCTAGAATTTGAGTTTTTGTGGGGCTCTAGAGACCACAGGGAAATCACAAAGATGGAAGCCTTGACGTTTGTGGCACAGGCTCATGCTGAAGAACCCTGGAGTTGGCCAGAAGAATATAACAAGGTCCTGGAGGCTGACAAAGCCAAAGAAAGAAGCCAGGCTGCTGGCTTGGAGTTCTAGTTAGAGGACACTATGAATGATAAGGCAAATGACTTGCTCCAATTGGCTATTAATGTCACCGAGGTGTTGCTGCCTATACATCAGGATGAGCTATTGGCTCACGCTGGCAGAGAATTTGAGAAAGTGTATCCAAACATTCTCAGTTGAGCTACTCTCATCTTTGATTTGTTTTATGAGTTCTCCCTCATTGAAATTGATACCAGTGAGCACATCTACCTCCTTATCCAGCAACCATAATCAGAAGAACAGCAAATGATGATAGAGAGCCTGTGGAGACCAACTCAAGAATATGTGATGCCAATCCTGGGTTTGCTCTTTTTGATGGGCAACCCTGTTAAAGAGGCCAATGTCTGGAACTATCTTCAGAGATTTGATGTGGATGTATGGAGAAAACATGCCATCATGAGCAAGCTAATGAGACAGTGCTACTTGAAATGCAGGCCTTTGTCTTACTCGAATCCAGTTGAATATGAGCTTCTGTGGGGTCGTCGAGCCTACCTTGAAAACACCAAAATGAAGGCTCTGGAGTATATGGCCAGTCTCTACAGAAAGAGACCACAGGACTGGCCAGAGCAGTATAGG AAGGCTGTTGAAGATGTGGAGGCCAGAGCCAAATCTAAGGCAACTGTCATGTTCTTCTTTGGCCCATATGAAGTCTTGGGAAAATATATCACTTCAGCTGGGTGGCATCAGCTAAAGAGGCCTTGGGGAAATGGGCACTGGGACACCAAATCAGAAATCAGGCAGGGCTGGCGTGGAAAGTACAAATTGTGCTTGTTATTTGTGTTCCAATTCTAA